The genomic interval CTATTCTCCAGTACCTACCACCTACCACCTACCACCTACCATCTGCCATCTGCGATCATGACCAACGCATCCGATCCCAATCAAGTCAGTCGGAGCCAAATTCTTGAAGATGCCTGGTTTCGATTTGCTAAGTATGACAAAAATGCCACGATCGCCCAAAAGCGCTTCATTCGACAGCGAAAGTGGACACTAATTTTAGGGGTTGCAGCCACAACACTGGCTGTTTTGTATTCAGTCCTGGAGGGTTACTTAAATTCTAAAATGACTGTTTTTCCTACCTGGACTGATGAAAAGCGGTTGCGGAACTTTCTAGATAGCTTTCATAACCTGGTCGTGGTGATTCCAATCCTGATCACGATTCTGGTAGCATTTTCGGTCAAATTTAATATGGGCATCAATTGGGTGATGCTGCGAAGTAGCGCCGAAGCATTAAAAAAGGAAATTTTTCGCTACCGGATGCAGGTGGATGAATATAGCCCTTCAAAGGTAACGGTTCAAGAATCGCGGGATGTTCGATTAGCCAAGAAGGTGAAGACCATCAGTAAGCGGTTGATGGAAACTCCCGTCAACCAAACCGATCTGCTACCCTACAAAGGAAACCTTCCCCCTGTTTACAGCATCTCCGCCAATGACGATGGCTTTAGTGACCTGACGGCTGAGCAATATCTGATCTGGCGTGTTGAAGACCAATTCAGCTATTACCAAAAGAAGGCAGCCCGACTGGGTAGGGAATATCGCCATTCCCAGGCGTTAATCATTATTTTGGGTGGCGTTGGAGCATTGTTGGCTGCATTAAAGTTTGATGTTTGGATTGCAGTCAGCAACGCCCTGGCAGCCGCATTCACCAGCTACCTGGAGTTTAAGCGTGTAGAAACCAATGTCATTGCTTGCAACATATCGGCAGCAGATTTGTATGATATTCGCGTCTGGTGGCATTCTCTTTCGCCCGAAATCAGAAAACTCCAAACCAGTGTAGAAACCCTGGTTAGCAGCACTGAGGCAGTTCTGCAAACAGAGAATTCCGGGTGGCTTCAGGAAATGCGTGAGGCATTATCCGAAATATACGGCGAGAAAAAGGACACCAAAAAGGAGATTCACCCTGCCCACAATGGTCAACCGTTGGATGATCCGGTGCTGGCACCACTTCAACCGGAAGCAAAAAGGGGAGAAGGGAGTAAGGAGTAGGGGAGAGGATGACACGATCGCGAACTCCAGGGATGAG from Kovacikia minuta CCNUW1 carries:
- a CDS encoding DUF4231 domain-containing protein; this encodes MTNASDPNQVSRSQILEDAWFRFAKYDKNATIAQKRFIRQRKWTLILGVAATTLAVLYSVLEGYLNSKMTVFPTWTDEKRLRNFLDSFHNLVVVIPILITILVAFSVKFNMGINWVMLRSSAEALKKEIFRYRMQVDEYSPSKVTVQESRDVRLAKKVKTISKRLMETPVNQTDLLPYKGNLPPVYSISANDDGFSDLTAEQYLIWRVEDQFSYYQKKAARLGREYRHSQALIIILGGVGALLAALKFDVWIAVSNALAAAFTSYLEFKRVETNVIACNISAADLYDIRVWWHSLSPEIRKLQTSVETLVSSTEAVLQTENSGWLQEMREALSEIYGEKKDTKKEIHPAHNGQPLDDPVLAPLQPEAKRGEGSKE